In Streptomyces hawaiiensis, one genomic interval encodes:
- the carA gene encoding glutamine-hydrolyzing carbamoyl-phosphate synthase small subunit, which produces MTTSTRGATKTPAVLVLEDGRIFRGRAYGAVGETFGEAVFSTGMTGYQETLTDPSYHRQVVVMTSPHVGNTGVNDEDMESKKIWVSGYVVRDPARVPSSWRSRRTLDEELDAQGVVGISGIDTRALTRHLRERGAMRVGIFSGDTIQDDAALLARVQEAPQMKGANLSAEVATTEPYVVPAIGEKKFTVAAVDLGIKGMTPHRMAERGIEVHVLPATATVEDVYAVNPDGVFFSNGPGDPATADHPVSVMRGVLERGTPLFGICFGNQILGRALGFGTFKLKYGHRGINQPVQDRTTGKVEVTAHNHGFAVDAPLEKVSETPFGRAEVSHVCLNDNVVEGLQLLDRPAFSVQYHPEAAAGPHDAAYLFDRFVSLMEGQRA; this is translated from the coding sequence ATGACCACCTCCACCAGGGGAGCCACCAAAACTCCCGCCGTACTCGTCCTGGAGGACGGCCGGATCTTCCGCGGCCGTGCCTACGGGGCCGTGGGGGAGACCTTCGGCGAAGCGGTGTTCTCCACCGGCATGACCGGCTACCAGGAGACCCTCACCGACCCCTCGTACCACCGCCAGGTCGTGGTGATGACCTCCCCGCACGTCGGCAACACCGGGGTGAACGACGAGGACATGGAGTCCAAGAAGATCTGGGTCTCCGGCTACGTCGTGCGCGACCCCGCGCGCGTGCCGTCCAGCTGGCGCTCCCGGCGCACCCTGGACGAGGAGCTGGACGCCCAGGGCGTCGTCGGCATCAGCGGTATCGACACCCGCGCCCTCACCCGCCACCTGCGCGAGCGCGGCGCCATGCGCGTCGGCATCTTCAGCGGTGACACGATCCAGGACGACGCCGCACTGCTGGCCCGCGTCCAGGAAGCCCCGCAGATGAAGGGCGCGAACCTCTCCGCCGAGGTCGCCACCACCGAGCCGTACGTCGTCCCGGCCATCGGCGAGAAGAAGTTCACCGTCGCCGCCGTCGACCTCGGCATCAAGGGCATGACCCCGCACCGCATGGCCGAGCGCGGCATCGAGGTGCACGTGCTCCCGGCGACAGCGACCGTCGAGGACGTGTACGCGGTCAACCCGGACGGCGTGTTCTTCTCCAACGGCCCGGGCGACCCGGCCACCGCCGACCACCCCGTCTCCGTGATGCGGGGTGTCCTGGAGCGCGGCACACCGCTGTTCGGCATCTGCTTCGGCAACCAGATCCTGGGCCGCGCGCTCGGCTTCGGCACCTTCAAGCTGAAGTACGGCCACCGCGGCATCAACCAGCCGGTGCAGGACCGGACGACCGGCAAGGTCGAGGTCACCGCGCACAACCACGGCTTCGCCGTCGACGCCCCGCTCGAGAAGGTCTCCGAGACCCCGTTCGGCCGCGCCGAGGTGTCCCACGTCTGCCTGAACGACAACGTGGTGGAGGGGCTCCAGCTTCTCGACCGCCCCGCCTTCAGCGTCCAGTACCACCCCGAAGCGGCAGCCGGCCCGCACGACGCCGCCTACCTGTTCGACCGCTTCGTTTCCCTGATGGAGGGCCAGCGTGCCTAA
- a CDS encoding dihydroorotase codes for MSKILIRGAKVLGGEPQDVLIDGGTIAEVGGGLSAEGAEVVEAEGKVLLPGLVDLHTHLREPGREDSETVLTGTRAAASGGFTTVFAMANTFPVADTAGVVEQVWRLGKEHGYCDVQPIGAVTVGLEGRKLAELGAMHESAAGVTVFSDDGKCVHDAVIMRRALEYVKAFGGVVAQHAQEPRLTEGAEMNEGIVSAELGLGGWPAVAEESIIARDVLLADHVGSRVHICHLSTAGSVEIVRWAKSRGIAVTAEVTPHHLLLTDELVRTYNPVYKVNPPLRTERDVMALREALADGTIDIVATDHAPHPHEDKDCEWAAAAMGMVGLETALSVVQETMVDTGLLDWAGVADRMSVKPAQIGQATGHGRPVSAGEPANLTLVDTAYRGLVEPAGFASRSRNTPYEGRELPGRVTHTWLRGKATLVDGKLT; via the coding sequence ATGAGCAAGATCCTGATCCGTGGTGCGAAGGTGCTCGGCGGCGAGCCGCAGGACGTGCTGATCGACGGCGGGACCATCGCCGAGGTGGGCGGCGGGCTGTCCGCCGAGGGCGCCGAGGTCGTGGAGGCCGAGGGCAAGGTGCTGCTGCCGGGCCTGGTCGACCTGCACACCCATCTGCGCGAGCCCGGCCGCGAGGACTCCGAGACCGTCCTCACCGGCACGCGCGCCGCCGCCTCCGGCGGCTTCACCACCGTCTTCGCCATGGCCAACACCTTCCCGGTCGCCGACACCGCCGGTGTCGTCGAGCAGGTGTGGCGGCTCGGCAAGGAGCACGGCTACTGCGACGTCCAGCCCATCGGCGCCGTCACCGTCGGCCTGGAGGGCCGCAAGCTCGCCGAACTGGGCGCCATGCACGAGTCGGCCGCCGGCGTCACCGTCTTCTCCGACGACGGCAAGTGCGTCCACGACGCCGTGATCATGCGCCGCGCCCTGGAGTACGTGAAGGCCTTCGGCGGTGTCGTCGCGCAGCACGCGCAGGAGCCGCGGCTGACCGAGGGCGCCGAGATGAACGAGGGCATCGTCTCCGCCGAGCTGGGGCTCGGTGGCTGGCCCGCGGTGGCCGAAGAATCGATCATCGCCCGGGATGTCCTGCTCGCCGACCACGTCGGCTCCCGCGTCCACATCTGCCACCTGTCGACCGCCGGGTCCGTCGAGATCGTCCGCTGGGCCAAGTCCCGAGGCATCGCCGTCACCGCCGAGGTCACCCCGCACCACCTCCTCCTCACCGACGAGCTGGTCCGCACGTACAACCCCGTCTACAAGGTCAACCCGCCGCTGCGCACCGAGCGCGACGTGATGGCCCTGCGCGAGGCGCTCGCCGACGGCACCATCGACATCGTCGCCACCGACCACGCCCCGCACCCCCACGAGGACAAGGACTGCGAGTGGGCCGCGGCCGCCATGGGCATGGTCGGCCTGGAGACCGCGCTGTCAGTGGTGCAGGAGACCATGGTCGACACGGGCCTGCTGGACTGGGCCGGCGTCGCCGACCGGATGTCCGTCAAGCCCGCGCAGATCGGACAGGCCACGGGCCACGGGCGTCCCGTCTCGGCAGGTGAGCCCGCCAACCTCACCCTGGTCGACACGGCATACCGTGGGCTCGTGGAACCCGCGGGCTTCGCCTCGCGCAGCCGCAACACCCCCTACGAGGGGCGTGAGCTGCCGGGCCGTGTGACGCACACGTGGCTGCGGGGCAAGGCCACGCTCGTCGACGGGAAGCTCACGTGA